In Holophagales bacterium, one DNA window encodes the following:
- a CDS encoding glycosyltransferase — MPLRYSVVVPVRDEAETIGPFLRAIHTTLPPGYEVLLAYDDEGDSTLTALAALPLDEIPPTIRRIHNAGRPGPKEAIEAGMKAARAPVVVVMMADLSDDLPKVGRMVELVEQGAAVACASRYAPGGRQIGGPWLKGLLSRSAGHLLHWLSDLPTSDPTNSFKAYSRAFLERTPIESRAGFSLALELTVKAHLAGERVAEVPATWLDRRGGASKFKLLRWLPEYLFWFAWGLQALLLPRRPATDSAGGAAAARRPRGALTSRLRLAGAMLLLALPFAAWLDLPREIAGDELDPSWRRALGQTFLHDLRLGDELVFTGGPLAFLATASFDRALYWPRLLWGIGWAVLATLLTARVLAGLPHLAWRVALVGLLLAGPPDRFLFPLLLAVLFTLRDDGPMRRGAFGCALLAGVIGALNLAGLWSAVALLLPVLARAGSRHGSRTAVAVAAAGIATFVAPWMLAGQPLDGLRPFFAGAAQLTSGYAGAMSLTSAQAEWRFGLLLVGLLLIAASRLGLAERRPGSAPLAFVALALVLGLAFRHAFVRQDVEHMAPFFSLTAALALALPALAPPAAERRRGAFGLLLAAAALSLVLLARVGPPIATKMSDRGDVLLDNVTGVVRPFRHLEHLLEREAAMRSALRLPQLAAAIGRDPVDLFTVKQGVLFLNDLAWRPRPVFQSYAAFTPQLAELNRAFLAGPHAPDWLLVRWSSIDGRLPALEDGPALLELLARYRAVGEEKGYLLMRRTSPSTVGGTSPPRLGRVLWRGSFRLSETLSLSGFGDGPKALRLHLRPTLYGRLVGALLGARELAAELRTDDGATTVVRIVPSMAESAFLIDPAARRDRDLDRLLRGEPLPHPVSLRFLPTPRARASYRPEVDAELFALPALASPPNPGN; from the coding sequence ATGCCGCTGCGCTATTCGGTCGTCGTGCCGGTGCGCGACGAGGCCGAGACGATCGGCCCGTTCCTGCGGGCGATCCACACCACCCTGCCCCCCGGCTACGAGGTCCTTCTCGCTTACGACGACGAGGGGGATTCGACGCTGACGGCGCTCGCCGCGCTGCCGCTCGACGAGATCCCGCCGACGATCCGGCGCATCCACAATGCCGGCAGGCCCGGCCCGAAGGAGGCGATCGAGGCGGGGATGAAGGCGGCGCGTGCGCCGGTCGTCGTCGTGATGATGGCGGATCTCTCCGACGACCTGCCGAAAGTCGGGCGGATGGTCGAGCTCGTCGAGCAGGGCGCGGCGGTGGCCTGCGCCAGCCGCTACGCCCCCGGAGGACGACAGATCGGTGGGCCCTGGCTCAAGGGCCTGCTGAGCCGCAGCGCGGGCCACCTGCTCCACTGGCTCTCGGACCTCCCGACGAGCGACCCGACCAACAGCTTCAAGGCCTACTCGCGAGCGTTCCTCGAGCGCACGCCGATCGAGAGCCGCGCCGGGTTCAGTCTCGCCCTCGAGCTCACGGTCAAGGCTCACCTGGCCGGCGAACGGGTCGCCGAGGTGCCCGCCACCTGGCTCGACCGCCGTGGCGGGGCGAGCAAGTTCAAGCTGTTGCGCTGGCTGCCGGAGTACCTCTTCTGGTTCGCCTGGGGACTGCAGGCCCTGCTCCTGCCGCGACGCCCTGCGACCGACTCGGCGGGGGGTGCCGCGGCGGCTCGCCGCCCTCGCGGTGCGCTCACCAGCCGGCTTCGTCTCGCCGGCGCGATGCTCCTTCTCGCGCTCCCCTTCGCGGCCTGGCTCGACCTGCCGCGCGAGATCGCCGGCGACGAGCTCGACCCCTCGTGGCGCCGCGCGCTGGGACAGACCTTCCTCCACGACCTTCGACTCGGCGACGAGCTCGTCTTCACTGGGGGACCGCTCGCCTTCCTCGCCACGGCGAGCTTCGACCGCGCGCTCTACTGGCCGCGCCTGCTCTGGGGCATCGGCTGGGCGGTGCTCGCGACGCTCCTGACGGCGCGCGTGCTCGCCGGCTTGCCCCACCTCGCCTGGCGTGTCGCGCTCGTCGGGCTGCTGCTCGCCGGGCCACCCGACCGCTTTCTCTTCCCGCTGCTGCTCGCCGTCCTCTTCACCTTGCGCGACGACGGGCCGATGCGACGAGGAGCCTTCGGCTGTGCCCTGCTCGCCGGAGTCATCGGGGCGCTCAACCTCGCGGGGCTCTGGTCCGCGGTCGCGCTCCTCCTTCCGGTGCTCGCGCGGGCCGGTTCGCGCCACGGCTCTCGGACCGCCGTTGCCGTCGCGGCAGCGGGCATCGCCACCTTCGTCGCGCCCTGGATGCTGGCCGGCCAGCCACTCGACGGTCTCCGACCGTTCTTCGCCGGCGCTGCGCAGCTCACCTCGGGCTACGCTGGGGCGATGTCGCTGACCTCGGCCCAGGCCGAGTGGCGCTTCGGGCTGCTTCTCGTCGGCTTGCTGCTCATCGCCGCGTCCCGGCTCGGCCTCGCCGAGCGGCGCCCCGGCTCCGCGCCGCTGGCTTTCGTCGCCCTTGCCCTGGTGCTCGGCCTCGCCTTCCGCCACGCCTTCGTCCGACAGGACGTCGAGCACATGGCGCCGTTCTTCTCGCTCACCGCGGCGCTGGCCCTCGCCTTGCCGGCACTCGCGCCCCCGGCCGCGGAGCGCCGGCGCGGTGCCTTCGGCCTCCTCCTCGCCGCCGCTGCGTTGAGTCTCGTCCTGCTGGCCCGGGTCGGTCCGCCGATCGCGACGAAGATGTCCGATCGCGGTGACGTGCTGCTCGACAACGTGACCGGGGTCGTGCGCCCATTCCGGCATCTCGAGCATCTGCTCGAGCGCGAAGCGGCGATGCGGAGCGCGCTTCGGCTACCGCAGCTCGCCGCGGCGATCGGCAGGGACCCCGTGGACCTCTTCACGGTGAAACAAGGCGTGCTCTTCCTCAACGACCTCGCCTGGCGGCCCCGCCCGGTCTTCCAGAGCTACGCGGCCTTCACCCCGCAGCTCGCCGAGCTCAACCGCGCCTTCCTCGCCGGTCCGCACGCCCCGGACTGGTTGCTGGTCCGCTGGTCGTCGATCGACGGACGCCTGCCCGCGCTCGAAGATGGACCCGCCCTGCTCGAGCTGCTCGCGCGCTATCGAGCGGTCGGCGAAGAGAAGGGCTATCTGCTGATGCGCCGCACCTCCCCGTCGACCGTCGGCGGCACCTCGCCGCCGCGGCTCGGCCGCGTGCTCTGGCGCGGCAGCTTCCGGCTCTCCGAGACGCTATCGCTCAGCGGCTTCGGCGACGGGCCCAAAGCCCTCCGGCTGCACCTTCGCCCGACGCTCTACGGACGACTGGTCGGCGCTCTGCTCGGCGCCCGAGAGCTCGCCGCCGAGCTGCGCACCGACGATGGCGCGACGACGGTGGTGCGGATCGTGCCGTCGATGGCCGAGAGCGCCTTCCTGATCGACCCGGCGGCGCGGCGCGACCGTGACCTCGACCGGCTACTGCGCGGCGAACCGCTGCCGCACCCGGTGTCGCTGCGCTTTCTCCCGACACCGCGCGCCCGGGCCTCCTATCGACCCGAGGTCGACGCCGAGCTCTTCGCCCTCCCCGCGCTCGCTTCGCCGCCGAATCCCGGCAACTGA
- a CDS encoding tetratricopeptide repeat protein: MFGQYGFFGLATVYTVAVAALCVRRGDAGGWLWIVLVFGPVGATIYLVSQFDSLVRPRTVRAPRPPAAQLRRAWTDAERLDTGAAWAECASLHGDRGRWVETTEAARRALAKDPDQIDALYDLGRALLARGQAAEARQALERVVARRPDHATGEALFALARSLRGAGDLAAARARFEELAERSSRADFLFELATLQAELDDRVAARATFRRIVDEFVFTPSFMRGRVRPWVWRARWHLWRLGSS, encoded by the coding sequence ATGTTCGGCCAGTACGGCTTCTTCGGCTTGGCGACGGTCTACACGGTGGCGGTGGCGGCACTCTGCGTGCGGCGTGGGGACGCCGGAGGCTGGCTGTGGATCGTGCTGGTGTTCGGGCCGGTGGGGGCGACGATCTACCTCGTGTCGCAGTTCGACTCGCTGGTTCGACCGCGCACGGTCCGGGCCCCGCGCCCGCCGGCGGCGCAGCTGCGCCGGGCGTGGACGGACGCCGAGCGGCTCGACACCGGTGCGGCGTGGGCGGAGTGCGCGTCGCTCCACGGCGATCGCGGGAGGTGGGTGGAGACGACCGAGGCGGCGCGGCGCGCCCTCGCCAAGGACCCGGACCAGATCGACGCGCTCTACGACCTCGGGCGGGCTCTGCTCGCTCGCGGCCAGGCGGCCGAGGCACGGCAGGCGCTCGAGCGGGTCGTGGCGCGGCGACCCGATCACGCGACGGGTGAGGCGCTCTTCGCGCTCGCAAGGTCGCTGCGCGGGGCCGGAGACCTCGCGGCGGCGCGCGCCCGGTTCGAGGAGCTCGCCGAGCGCTCGAGCCGCGCCGATTTTCTCTTCGAGCTCGCGACGCTCCAGGCCGAGCTCGACGACCGCGTGGCGGCGCGAGCGACCTTCCGCCGCATCGTCGACGAGTTCGTCTTCACGCCCTCGTTCATGCGGGGTCGCGTGCGCCCCTGGGTCTGGCGCGCCCGCTGGCACCTCTGGCGGCTCGGTTCGAGCTGA
- a CDS encoding serine/threonine protein kinase, translating into MGQGEDEAARAKTNAAPGAAVPVSEPAAAGATSGLREAETIEPMLDEGERRLSAALPRGEGRCLGPYRLLQLLGEGGFGSVFLAEQSEPVRRHVAVKVIKPGMDSRQVIARFDQERQALALMDHPGIAKVLDAGATDTGRPYFVMELVQGEPITDFCDRHQLSIRARLELFEQVCAAVQHAHTKGIIHRDIKPSNVLVSAQDGPPRARVIDFGIAKATSGHLTEQTLFTAHRQMIGTPEYMSPEQAEGSIDIDTRTDVYSLGVLLYELLSGSTPFDSRSLRSAAFGEVLRIIREVDPPSPSSRLGQSAQTLVSAASRRHTEPRKLSSALRGELDWIVMKAIEKDRQRRYETASGLAMDIRRYLAGEPVTAAPPSAAYRVKKFVRRHRVSVAAAGLVAAAMLAAVVGISWQAAVARTQRDKAERIAEFMAEMLRGVEPSIARGRDTKMLAEMMATAAARIEKGELARAPEAELYLRGTIGSAFRELALYDEAAKMLTPAVPLARRLGSGDRPETAEALSDLGQLLHDQGDLDGAEPLSREALAMDQRLRPGDDPRVATGLNNLSQLLDDRGDVAAAEPLARQALEMRRRLFPGDHEDVAESLNNLASLLDGRNGPGDPAAAEALFGEALAMNRRLFPGDHPRVAGGLNNLSAMFWRRGDLARAEPLARETLEMRRRLFPGDHPYVATALNNLALLLGDRGDLASAEALFRESIAMRKRLYPAGHSSIATDLNNLAGLYRDHGEMAQAEPLYREAAELYERTQGKAYWPTGNARMGLGRALVAQRRYAAAEPELLAAEQSFASAQGTPAGRHRLCIEALVALYEAWEGAAPGRGHGQEAVRWRARLAVFEAAALPKPAT; encoded by the coding sequence ATGGGCCAAGGCGAAGACGAAGCGGCACGAGCGAAGACCAACGCGGCGCCGGGAGCGGCCGTGCCGGTCAGCGAGCCGGCGGCGGCTGGCGCGACCTCCGGGCTCCGCGAGGCCGAGACGATCGAGCCGATGCTCGACGAGGGGGAGCGCCGGCTGAGCGCCGCGCTGCCGCGGGGCGAAGGGCGGTGCCTCGGTCCGTACCGGCTGCTGCAACTCCTCGGCGAGGGCGGCTTCGGGTCGGTCTTCCTCGCCGAGCAGTCCGAGCCGGTCCGGCGGCACGTGGCGGTGAAGGTGATCAAGCCGGGCATGGACAGCCGGCAGGTGATCGCCCGCTTCGACCAGGAGCGACAGGCGCTGGCGCTGATGGACCATCCCGGCATCGCCAAGGTCCTGGATGCCGGGGCCACCGACACCGGCCGGCCGTACTTCGTGATGGAGCTGGTCCAGGGCGAGCCGATCACCGACTTCTGCGACCGCCACCAGCTGTCGATCCGCGCGCGCCTGGAGCTCTTCGAGCAGGTTTGCGCCGCCGTGCAGCACGCGCACACCAAGGGGATCATCCACCGCGACATCAAGCCGTCGAACGTGCTGGTCTCTGCCCAGGACGGACCGCCGCGGGCGCGCGTCATCGACTTCGGGATCGCCAAGGCGACCTCCGGGCATCTGACCGAACAGACGCTGTTTACCGCGCACCGCCAGATGATCGGGACGCCGGAATACATGAGCCCCGAGCAGGCCGAGGGCTCGATCGACATCGACACGCGGACCGACGTCTACTCGCTCGGGGTCCTGCTCTACGAGCTGCTCTCCGGGAGCACGCCGTTCGACTCGCGCAGCCTCCGCTCGGCCGCCTTCGGCGAGGTCCTGCGCATCATCCGCGAGGTCGATCCGCCGAGCCCCAGCTCGAGGCTGGGTCAGTCCGCCCAGACGCTCGTCTCCGCCGCGTCGCGCCGCCACACCGAGCCGCGAAAGCTCTCCTCGGCGCTGCGCGGCGAGCTCGACTGGATCGTCATGAAGGCGATCGAGAAGGACCGGCAGCGGCGCTACGAGACGGCGAGCGGACTGGCGATGGACATCCGGCGCTATCTCGCCGGCGAACCGGTGACCGCCGCGCCGCCGAGCGCGGCCTACCGGGTGAAGAAGTTCGTCCGGCGTCATCGGGTCTCGGTGGCGGCGGCGGGCCTGGTGGCGGCGGCGATGCTGGCCGCGGTGGTCGGAATCTCCTGGCAGGCGGCGGTGGCACGCACCCAGCGCGACAAGGCGGAGCGCATCGCCGAGTTCATGGCCGAGATGCTGCGCGGCGTCGAGCCGAGCATCGCCCGGGGGCGCGACACGAAGATGCTGGCGGAGATGATGGCGACCGCCGCCGCCCGGATCGAGAAGGGCGAGCTGGCGCGCGCTCCGGAGGCCGAGCTCTACCTGCGCGGGACGATCGGCAGCGCCTTCCGCGAGCTGGCGCTCTACGACGAGGCGGCGAAGATGCTCACCCCTGCCGTGCCGCTCGCCCGCCGTCTGGGGTCGGGGGATCGACCGGAGACCGCGGAAGCACTGAGCGACCTCGGCCAGTTGCTCCACGATCAGGGCGATCTGGATGGTGCCGAGCCGCTCTCCCGCGAGGCGCTCGCCATGGACCAGCGCCTCCGTCCGGGGGACGACCCGAGGGTGGCGACCGGCCTGAACAACCTCTCGCAGCTGCTCGACGACCGGGGCGATGTCGCGGCGGCAGAACCGCTCGCCCGTCAGGCGCTCGAGATGCGTCGGCGTCTCTTCCCGGGCGACCACGAGGATGTCGCCGAGAGCCTCAACAACTTGGCCAGCCTGCTCGACGGGCGCAACGGCCCTGGGGACCCGGCGGCGGCCGAGGCCCTCTTCGGCGAAGCGCTGGCGATGAACCGCCGCCTGTTCCCGGGCGACCACCCGCGGGTGGCGGGGGGCCTGAACAACCTGTCGGCGATGTTCTGGCGCCGCGGCGACCTGGCACGGGCCGAGCCGCTGGCACGCGAGACGCTCGAGATGCGTCGGCGTCTCTTCCCGGGCGACCACCCGTACGTTGCCACCGCGCTCAACAACCTTGCGCTGCTGCTCGGGGATCGCGGCGACCTGGCCTCGGCCGAAGCGCTCTTTCGCGAGTCGATCGCCATGCGAAAACGCCTCTATCCGGCGGGTCACTCGAGCATCGCGACCGACCTCAACAATCTTGCCGGCCTCTATCGGGACCATGGGGAGATGGCCCAAGCCGAGCCGCTCTATCGCGAGGCCGCGGAGCTCTACGAGCGCACCCAGGGGAAGGCCTACTGGCCGACCGGGAACGCTCGGATGGGGCTCGGTCGCGCCCTTGTCGCCCAGCGGCGCTATGCCGCCGCCGAGCCCGAGCTGCTCGCCGCCGAACAGTCGTTCGCCTCCGCCCAGGGGACGCCAGCCGGACGCCATCGGCTCTGCATCGAAGCGCTGGTGGCGCTCTACGAAGCGTGGGAGGGCGCCGCACCCGGGCGTGGGCATGGCCAGGAGGCCGTCCGGTGGCGAGCGCGACTGGCGGTTTTCGAGGCTGCGGCGCTGCCCAAGCCGGCGACGTGA
- a CDS encoding polysaccharide deacetylase family protein: MVRSQRPVAALALVLTLTVAGAGDVLGAGPEETLRRERTVAVTIDDLPGPSAAMIRNDPATLAAMTRQLLAALAAHQVPAVGFVNAGKLEVDGEGEAERAARVDVLRLWTAAGLELGNHTYSHPSLNRTELPAFEADLERGEPVLRALLAEHGRRLRYFRHPFLQVGLELSKRRAFEADLAARGYIVAPVTVDNDEYVFAAVYADARRRGDDERAARVSSDYLDYMERVFAFVEEVSGRLLGREVAQTLLIHANTLNAETFDRLAARLERRGYRFVSLETALADPAYGLPDDYVGGWGISWLHHWELTAGRRRSPAPDPPAWIQQAYDALPTRY, translated from the coding sequence ATGGTTCGATCGCAGAGGCCGGTTGCCGCCCTCGCACTGGTCCTGACGCTGACCGTCGCCGGTGCGGGGGACGTGCTGGGCGCAGGACCCGAAGAGACCCTGCGCCGCGAGCGCACGGTCGCGGTGACGATCGACGACCTCCCGGGGCCGTCGGCGGCGATGATCCGCAACGACCCGGCGACGCTCGCCGCGATGACGCGCCAGCTTCTGGCCGCGCTGGCGGCCCATCAGGTGCCGGCGGTGGGGTTCGTCAACGCGGGCAAGCTCGAGGTCGACGGCGAGGGGGAGGCGGAGCGCGCCGCCCGCGTCGACGTGTTGCGGCTGTGGACCGCCGCGGGGCTCGAGCTCGGCAACCACACCTACTCCCATCCGAGTCTCAACCGCACCGAGCTGCCTGCTTTCGAAGCGGACCTCGAGCGGGGTGAGCCGGTGCTGCGCGCGCTGCTCGCCGAACATGGGCGGCGCCTGCGCTATTTCCGTCACCCGTTCCTCCAGGTGGGGCTCGAGCTGTCGAAGCGTCGTGCCTTCGAGGCCGATCTCGCGGCGCGCGGCTACATCGTGGCTCCGGTGACTGTCGACAACGACGAATACGTCTTCGCCGCGGTCTATGCCGACGCGCGGCGGCGTGGCGACGACGAGCGGGCGGCTCGTGTCTCCTCCGACTACCTCGACTACATGGAGCGCGTCTTCGCCTTCGTCGAGGAGGTCAGCGGGCGGCTGCTCGGGCGGGAGGTCGCCCAGACACTGTTGATCCACGCCAATACCCTGAACGCGGAGACGTTCGATCGACTTGCAGCTCGACTCGAGCGGCGCGGCTATCGCTTCGTGTCGCTCGAGACCGCGCTGGCCGATCCGGCCTACGGGCTGCCCGATGACTATGTCGGTGGCTGGGGGATCTCCTGGCTCCATCACTGGGAGCTGACCGCCGGCCGCCGGCGCTCGCCGGCGCCCGATCCGCCCGCCTGGATTCAACAGGCTTACGACGCGCTGCCGACGCGCTACTGA
- the add gene encoding adenosine deaminase has product MPCLLGASLTLAVLSAAPAPALHTALAARFSSIEWTPARVERLVREMPKVETHLHLDGALSSETVQALARMQGDSPLAGLSLDEIRRRTVVDEPRENLAAVLEVFKTLYPLLRRREALHLAARELVAQAARDGTRYVEVRFAPALNAAPGFSQEDALDAVLAGLAEGRRLHAVGSGVIVCLLRPPGFVDLATNRKMLELAIAARRRGVVAVDLAGNEAAEPLATYAELFRRAREGGLHLTAHAGEAPGSNDLATALALGVERLGHATLLGERPDQLAEVIRRRIPLEVNLTSNLRTGVVARIADHPVRTWFRAGATIALSTDDPGIFGIDLPGEYLRLARDLGFTPAELATVALQGFDALFLPPRERVRLRRDAERDLGRLLDELANRSEPSPARKSTTR; this is encoded by the coding sequence ATGCCTTGTCTTCTCGGGGCTTCGCTGACGCTCGCCGTCTTGTCGGCAGCGCCGGCTCCGGCGCTGCACACCGCGCTCGCGGCTCGCTTCTCTTCGATCGAGTGGACCCCCGCCCGGGTGGAGCGCCTGGTGCGCGAGATGCCGAAGGTCGAGACGCATCTTCATCTCGACGGAGCGCTCTCCTCCGAAACGGTCCAGGCCCTCGCCCGGATGCAGGGGGACTCGCCGCTCGCCGGTCTGTCGCTCGACGAGATCCGCCGGCGCACCGTGGTCGACGAGCCGCGCGAGAACCTCGCCGCGGTGCTCGAGGTCTTCAAGACGCTCTACCCGCTTCTGCGGCGCCGCGAGGCGCTGCATCTCGCCGCACGCGAGCTCGTCGCCCAGGCGGCGCGCGACGGGACGCGCTATGTCGAGGTGCGCTTCGCCCCCGCCCTCAACGCCGCTCCGGGCTTCTCGCAGGAAGACGCGCTCGACGCCGTGCTCGCGGGACTCGCCGAAGGCAGGCGCCTTCATGCGGTCGGCAGCGGAGTGATCGTCTGCCTGCTGCGACCGCCCGGCTTCGTCGACCTCGCGACGAACCGCAAGATGCTCGAGCTGGCGATCGCCGCGCGCCGACGGGGCGTGGTCGCCGTCGACCTCGCCGGCAACGAGGCCGCCGAGCCGCTCGCCACCTACGCCGAGCTCTTCCGCCGCGCCCGGGAAGGGGGGCTGCACCTGACCGCCCACGCCGGAGAGGCGCCCGGCAGCAACGACCTCGCGACCGCTCTTGCTTTGGGGGTCGAGCGTCTCGGTCACGCCACGCTGCTCGGCGAGCGTCCCGATCAGCTCGCCGAGGTCATCCGGCGGCGGATCCCGCTCGAGGTCAACCTCACCTCGAACCTGCGGACCGGCGTGGTCGCCCGGATCGCCGACCACCCGGTCCGCACCTGGTTCCGCGCCGGCGCGACGATTGCCCTTTCCACCGACGACCCGGGGATCTTCGGCATCGACCTGCCGGGCGAGTACCTGCGACTTGCCCGCGACCTCGGATTCACGCCCGCCGAGCTCGCGACCGTCGCCCTCCAAGGGTTCGACGCACTCTTCCTTCCCCCGCGCGAGCGCGTCCGCCTCCGGCGCGATGCCGAGCGCGACCTCGGTCGGCTGCTCGACGAGCTCGCCAACCGTAGCGAGCCGTCTCCGGCTCGAAAGTCGACGACGCGCTAG
- a CDS encoding mechanosensitive ion channel, with translation MTRKPRRPRRRFAPLLVSLLALVAGWPALAAGQEDERPATNDVAPATLSFWNREIAVLRETYRERSPAERVEAAQARLAALPEVGVVPTLRLDLVDGGSGRRALLRAGSDPLFGLGEGDLDPDSSTTLERAGEAALARLQEALAAREAQRQWPHLLRSLALAVVATALFALLARGLLRLRRRALDRLHAAIDRRLGRPSLSGFDFTQALLGLERFAVRGAGFALLATLAYLWLAFVLSRFPFTQPWGTRLGAYLTERLASLALGFVGAIPGVFTVAVIFLVTRAVAQLAAQFFDAVEQRRIEIGWLEPETVRATRRLVGVLIWVFALTVAYPHVPGSSSDAFKGVSVFVGLMVSLGSAGMVNQVMSGLVAVYSRALKPGDYVRVGEHEGLITEVGLLSTKMHTRRREEITIPNAVLVGTSSVNYSRLAGEQGAIVATSVTIGYDSPWRQVHALLLLAAERTPALRREPRPRVLQRALSDFYVEYQLLAHLDRPEERLQALSDLHAQIQDAFNEFGVQIMSPNFEAQPAEPVLVPRERWHDAPARPSDAG, from the coding sequence ATGACTCGAAAGCCGCGCCGCCCGCGCCGACGTTTTGCGCCATTGCTCGTCAGCCTGCTGGCGCTCGTCGCCGGGTGGCCGGCTCTCGCTGCCGGGCAGGAGGACGAGAGGCCGGCGACGAACGACGTGGCGCCGGCCACGCTCTCCTTTTGGAACCGCGAGATCGCCGTGCTGCGCGAGACCTACCGCGAGCGCTCGCCGGCGGAGCGGGTCGAGGCCGCGCAAGCCCGCCTCGCGGCGCTCCCGGAAGTCGGCGTCGTGCCGACCCTGCGCCTCGACCTGGTCGATGGCGGGAGCGGGCGGCGGGCACTCCTGCGCGCCGGCAGCGATCCGCTCTTCGGCCTCGGCGAGGGCGACCTCGACCCCGACTCCTCGACGACGCTCGAACGCGCCGGCGAGGCGGCGCTCGCCCGCCTGCAGGAGGCGCTCGCCGCTCGCGAAGCGCAGCGCCAGTGGCCCCACCTGTTGCGCTCGCTGGCGCTCGCCGTCGTCGCCACCGCCCTCTTCGCGCTGCTTGCCCGGGGCCTCTTGCGGCTGCGCCGCCGGGCCCTCGACCGGCTCCACGCGGCGATCGACCGCCGGCTGGGGCGCCCGTCGCTCTCCGGCTTCGACTTCACCCAGGCCCTGCTCGGCCTCGAGCGCTTCGCCGTGCGTGGGGCCGGTTTCGCCCTCCTCGCCACGCTCGCCTACCTCTGGCTCGCCTTCGTGCTGTCGCGCTTCCCCTTCACCCAGCCCTGGGGCACGCGGCTCGGCGCGTACCTCACCGAACGGCTCGCCTCGCTCGCCCTCGGCTTCGTCGGAGCCATTCCCGGTGTCTTCACCGTGGCGGTGATCTTCCTCGTCACCCGGGCCGTGGCGCAGCTCGCGGCCCAGTTCTTCGACGCGGTCGAACAGCGTCGGATCGAGATCGGCTGGCTCGAGCCGGAGACCGTCCGGGCGACCCGCCGGCTGGTCGGCGTGTTGATCTGGGTCTTCGCGCTCACCGTCGCCTACCCGCACGTCCCCGGCTCGTCGAGCGACGCCTTCAAGGGGGTGAGCGTCTTCGTCGGCCTGATGGTCTCACTCGGGTCGGCGGGGATGGTCAACCAGGTGATGAGCGGCCTCGTGGCGGTCTACTCCCGGGCGCTCAAGCCGGGCGACTACGTGCGTGTCGGCGAGCACGAGGGGCTGATCACCGAAGTCGGTCTGCTCTCGACGAAGATGCACACCCGGCGGCGCGAGGAGATCACCATCCCCAATGCCGTGCTGGTCGGCACGAGCAGCGTCAACTACTCGCGACTCGCCGGCGAGCAGGGGGCCATCGTCGCCACCTCGGTGACCATCGGCTACGACTCGCCGTGGCGGCAGGTCCACGCGCTGCTGCTGCTCGCCGCCGAACGCACCCCGGCGCTGCGCCGCGAGCCGCGCCCGCGGGTGCTGCAGAGGGCGCTGTCGGACTTCTATGTCGAGTACCAGCTCCTGGCCCACCTCGACCGCCCGGAAGAGCGCCTGCAGGCGCTCTCCGACCTGCACGCGCAGATCCAGGACGCCTTCAACGAGTTCGGCGTCCAGATCATGTCGCCCAACTTCGAGGCCCAGCCCGCCGAGCCGGTGCTGGTCCCCCGCGAACGCTGGCACGACGCCCCGGCCCGACCCTCCGACGCGGGTTGA